The window TCCTATTctttcattttcatttaaaataatttaaaacacattttaaaacataccAAATACAGAGTGACTTGTCCTGCACTAATGGGGGGGTGGTATTTTAAGGTGCACAGAAGAGAAACACAATTTCAAACAATGTAAAATGGTGACAAGTCTTGATGAGGGTACCATTCGTTCTTTACATCCCCATGGGAACAGAAAGCCCATCCCCTtattctgtcacacacacagctcacatcACATGTGGAAGTCTCCCAACTGGACCACCCTATATGTACAGACAGCTTTATTTGGCCGTGACGTTGTAAAGGTTTGCAAAATTCCACTAACTTTCCCCAAATCCCCACGTTTAAGCAGGAAGTCCTCCAACCAAAGATGTTTTGAAAACCTGTGGAAAGTTACAGGAATTTTACAACCCTTGATGCCGTAGATGTTTGTCTGTTTTCACTCCAGGATCTTCTCCCGCGTGTCGGGTAGTTTAGTGGCCAACAGACCTCCGCAGGCCAGCGCTGCGAACGCCAGGAAAATGGGGACGATCTTTGTGATGCCGATGAACTTGGCAAAGACGACGCTGCCAATAATGGCTGCCAGCTTACAGGTACCGTTCAGCACTCCGAACGCTGTGCATCTGAGGAAGAGAAAGGTACAGACATCGGTGGGTTTAGGACGGGTGCTTAAAGGACAGTTTACAACAGTGGTTCTCAACCGGTGGGTCGGGAGGTTTTCAATGGATCACGGGTGTCTGAGTAAAAACTACCTGGTTCAATTTCAAACAGCCTGAAAACCKTTGGTTTATAGTATTTATCCACAAAACTCTTTCAATTATTCACAA is drawn from Salvelinus sp. IW2-2015 unplaced genomic scaffold, ASM291031v2 Un_scaffold7922, whole genome shotgun sequence and contains these coding sequences:
- the LOC112079417 gene encoding synaptic vesicle glycoprotein 2B, which produces MLISAVCTFLLLLSFSQGAVILFQCLFYATSVAAWNGLEVITIEIYPSAKRCTAFGVLNGTCKLAAIIGSVVFAKFIGITKIVPIFLAFAALACGGLLATKLPDTREKILE